In one window of Romboutsia hominis DNA:
- a CDS encoding CDIF630_02480 family spore surface protein, whose product MNNEKCRALSGENNKRLKSNRPTNQESTAAWANTQELQEVTNVSIPSLNNVENAKEWVDNGSRL is encoded by the coding sequence TTGAATAATGAAAAATGTAGAGCATTAAGTGGAGAAAATAATAAAAGATTAAAATCAAATAGGCCAACAAATCAAGAAAGCACAGCTGCTTGGGCAAATACACAGGAACTACAAGAAGTAACTAATGTATCAATACCATCTTTAAATAATGTAGAAAATGCTAAAGAGTGGGTTGATAATGGAAGTAGATTATAA